The genomic region TACGTATATTTAAACCAGAAAAATCTTTAATCGATCTTATATCATTCCTTGAACCTAACACTTTTCCTACTATACCTACCCTATGTCCACCCTCAACGGTTATATATCCGTTTCTAAGCTCCTCTTCTACGGAGTATATTGAATAATTCGTAACGAACTGTAGTGTATTTTCAATATTCTTTTTAGAAACTATAAAGCTATTAATTGGACTATCCGAAACAATGCCTTCATAGGTTATAAAGAAGTCCTCGTTGTTTAAATTTATCATTAGGGGTTTATTGACTCTAAGTCTTATTTCTTCAAGCTCATTTTTGATTTTTAATGGTAATTTATTAATAACTCCCCTAACCTCGGGGCATAATAGCATCTCAATTTTATAATTTACATTAAGAGGTGATATTCTCTCCACAAACATAACATGTCCCTCCTTTATATATAATCTATATTTATATACAAGCTCAAATATTCTTAAAATGATAAAAAAAAGAAAACCAACATATAAAACGTTGGTTTTCTCACATTTTTAAATTATTTTTATTCTTCGTCTTCTTCGATTACTGTACATGTGTCTTCATCATCAAAGTGATGTGAACAGCAGCATCCTTCATGCTCATGGTATTCTATTTCTAGGTCGTCTATGTCAACAACTTCTTCGCAGTTAGGGCAAATTACCTTATCTGCATCTTCGTCATCATATAAAATGTCTTCATCAACATAAAATGTTCTTTCGCATGTTGGACATTCTATTTCTAAGTAGTCAATTTCTTCATCTTCATCATCTTCGAAATCTTCATCTTCATAAATATCTTCTTCTACTTCAGCTAAATCCTCATCGATAGTTTCAATATACTCAGATAAATTTCTTTGCTCCTCTAATACCTCATCAATAACTTCAGCGAAATCTTCTAAAGTGTCGATAATGTTAAGGATTAGTTTTGCATTTTTAGAGTTCTCGTTTAGTTTTAACCCCTCTGCTAAGCCTCTTAAGTATGCTACGTTTTCATGTAAATGTGACATTGTACAACCTCCTTTTTTAAACTCTTTTTATATTATTGCATTAAAAAAACTTTTTATACTCTTGACATGTACTCTTCTGTTCTTGTATCTATACGGATTACATCCCCTTCATTTACGAAAAGAGGTACGTGTACTACTGCACCAGTTTCAACTTTAGCAGATTTAGTAACGTTAGAAGCAGTGTCACCTTTAATTCCAGGCTCTGTCTCAATAATTTTTAACTCAACAAAGGTTGGAGGATCAACTTGGAATGCTTTTCCTTGATAGAATTTGATTACTGCGCTATCATTCTCTTTTAAGAACTTAATTGCCCCTTCAACTTCCTCGAATGTTAATGGAAATTGCTCAAATGTTTCATTATCCATGAAGTAGTAAAGATCTCCATCATTGTATAGATATTGCATTTCCTTAGTTTCAATATGAGCCCTAGGAAATTTATCATTAGGGTTGAAAGCTTCTTCTCTTGTAGATCCTGTTTTAAGATTTTTGTATTTAGTTCTAACAAACGCTGCACCTTTACCAGGTTTAACGTGTTGGAAATCAATTACTACATAAGGTTCATTGTTTAATACAAAAGTCATACCCTTTCTAAAATCACCAGCTGATATCATATGTATCCCTCCATATATTGTTGTTTATATTTTTATATATTTAGTTCTATTAATTCCTTTGTTGATTTAGATAGAACTTCATAACCATTTTCAGTTACTACAACTAAGTCCTCAATTCTTACTCCACCGAAGTTCGGTAAATATATACCAGGTTCAACTGTTACTATCATTCCTGGCTCTAACACAATATCCCCTAGAGGGCCTAAGGTCGGCATTTCATGAACCTCTAATCCAAGACCATGTCCAAGATTATGACCGAAATATTCTCCATAACCTTTGTTAGTTATAATATCCCTTGCTATCTTATCTACTTCTTTACCCATTAAGCCAGGTTTTACACTCTGAAGAGAAGTTTGTTGTGACTCTAAAACAATATTATATATTTCTTTTTGCTTATCATTAGCTTTTCCAATTACTACTGTTCTAGTCATATCAGAACAATAGCTATTATAAATACATCCAAAATCAAAGGTAATAAAGTCACCTTCTTCAATAACTTTATTAGATGCCTTTCCATGGGGAAGAGATGATCTTACACCGGAAGCGACTATAAAGTCAAAGCTATTTTTAGCTGCACCATTCTTTCTCATAAAAAACTCCAGCTCTAGAGCTAACTCTAATTCTGTTTTGCCAGGTTTAATTAATGGTAAAATAAATTCAAAGCCTTTATCCGCAATAGCAGCAGCAGTTCTAATACTATCTATTTCTTCTTCTGTCTTAATCATTCTTAATTTATTAATTGCTTGTCCCAACTCAATTAACTGTATACCCTCTAATTTAGAGCTTAAATCAGTAAATTGCTGATAGGTCACAAACATATCTTCAATACCTAATTTGGTAATTTTTTTACTTAAAATAAAATCTTCTAGAGTTTTATCCTTTGTTACTTCAACAATTTCAATGCCTATGCACTGTTTTTGAGCCTGTTCTATGTATCTAAAATCAGTTAAAAAATATGTTTTATCTTTCAGTATTAAAACATTCCCTGTGGATCCAGTAAAATTAGATACATATAATCTATTTTCAGGTTTAGAAATTAGAATAGCATCTAAATCCATTTCCACTAATACTTCTTTAGCTCTACTTAATCCCATCACATTATTCGCCCCTAATATTGAATATTTCTAGTATGGTTCATAATAGCCTTTAATCCCAATATATAACTAAATGCACCAAAACCAGATATTTGTCCGATACACCCCTTGGCGGTAACACTTTTTTCTCTAAATTCTTCTCTTTGATGTATATTACTTAAATGCACTTCAACAACCGGTGCAGTTACTCCCTTTATCGCATCTAAAATAGCTATACTATAATGAGTATAGGCCGCAGGATTTATAACAATACCTGCACACTCCCTGTTTTTGTGAATAGTATCAATTATTTCACCCTCAAAATTTGATTGATATATCTCTAATTCTATATCAAATTTTTTAGCTTCCTGATAAAGCATTTTATTAATTTGATCTAACGTTACATTGCCATATATTTCAGGTTCTCTAGTACCTAATAAATTTAAATTAGGACCATGAATAACAATATACTTTTCCATAGGCATAAACACTTCCTTTGACGTAAAATCAACTAATATGATATCATATTTTACCAACGTTGAATAGTTTTTTTCATATTAATATGCGCAGAAACAATATTAATTATGTTTTGGATAATTTTTAACTTTATCTATTGCTAACAAAACTGCTCTAGTTACGTCTGTTTCAAACTGAATAGACATTTCTTTAACTTTAAAAAACACCTGTCCTGTGTCAGAAGTAAAATATCTAGGTTCAAGTTCATTTAGTGCTAAGGCCTTAATATCTGCAATGCACCTTTCACATTGACAAAGCTGTCCTTCAAAATTTTTCATAATATTTGGCATCAAAAAGTTCACTACATCTTCCATATGATTTTTAACTGGCATATTATCTCCCCTTATATAAATTTAAATAGTTAAGTTTTGATATATTTTGATTAACTTCAAAGGCTTAATTTTTAACTTTGGAAGACCAAATTCATCAACACCATCAAATATTTCTGTTGGTAGGTCAAACTCCACAGTAATAGGCTTTCTAGCGTGTAAATACCTACCTATTATGTCTGCTTTAATTATATTATAACTTACGACATAATCAACAGTTATTTTGTAAGAATGGTCGTGAACATATGAACTAAAGGGGTTATTTACAGTCCTATTAAATGAGGATATATTTAACAATATATTAGTCTTTAAAATATTTTGAAAATCAGGGGGACAGTAGTCAACTCCACCTTCTAGATTTATATAGTATATTTTGTAGTTAAACAATTCCTCAAAATACTTCTCAATTGCCTTTTCACATACTTTATTTATATCATTATATAAAACATCAATTGCAGATTCAGAAATATAATAGGCTCTAATACCATTAACATTTGATTGTACAGATATATGGTTTTCATATACTAAATTATAAAAGGTGACAACAATAATGGTGACTAATAAGCAAATTATAATTGTAGTTAATACTATGGATCCGGTTATCTTTCTCTTTTCTCTTCTCATAGCACTTACCTATTTATAGTGCCTATATGAAATCTACTCTTAACAGAGTAATCTATTTCACTGGCATAGACTTCAATTTCTACAACATTATTATTACCAATCTCTCTTACTGCTACATCATAAACAAAAGGCACTAAAACATTATTTTCACTGTTCATATTTACCCTTAGTTGTCTAGTAGGCCTATTAAAGTAAATGAATGCACTATTTCTCATATATCCACTAAGGTCTATCCACCTACTTACACCAGAACTAGTATAGCCTTCAAAGGCTTTTAAATTACTATGATAAACTATTGTTGATTGATCCACATCTCTAAGTCTTTTTTCAATATAATTTAAGGCAAATCTAGTGTTTCGCATATGAACGATATAATCATATTTATTATAGATATTTTTGTAAACAAAGGAAAAATGATTTAGAACAATAGTTAAAATAACTATACCCAGAGTTAATGAAACAATAAGTTCAATTAGGGTAAACCCTTTTCTATTAATAATCCACTTCACTAAAAACACCTCTTATAAATTAGTATTTATAAGCAAGTCCTCAGCTGTAATTGGCAATTCCTCATAATAAAAACTATTATCTAAAATTTGATTAATAAAAAATATTCTATACATATACATACTCCCAACAAAACCACGTACACTGGATAAACCCATATATAAGCTACTCTCATCTTCTATAGGCTCAATAATAATTTCACTAATATAATCTACACTATATGGATTTAAACTAAAATCCTCAAAGTTTATTTCTGCAACAACATAGGCTTTAAACTCTTCTAAGACGCTCTGATTAGCTCTTGCTACTTCATATTGTATATTGTTGTTCTTCATAATTTTTAAAGATGCATCAAAAATCTGAAATGAGCCTGTAAACAACATACTTACGATTACAAGAGAAATAATTACACTAATTAGTGTAAACCCTTTACTATCCATTTAAACTCCCCTCTATTAAGCTATATATTAATAATTTGTACCCTTCCGGTCCCAATTAAAGTCTCTATTCTAACTCCCTTACCCAACTTATTTTTAAATGTAAAACTACTGTATGTAGTTACTCCATTACGATTAAAGGTCACATATTGATTAGAGGTAGGACATATATTAATTCCATCTAATAAGTTCTTCCTTAAAACTACCCGTCCTGTCAAAAAATCCTGTTTAACAATATAATCTCTACCAATTATCTCAAACCTATATGCCTGACACTCATCTATACTTAGTTGTTGTGCAAGCTGCAATGCATTCCGAATCTCATAAGAAGTATTTTTAAGAGCAAAGCTATCTCTGGCTTTAATATTTATAGAAACAAATAGAGTCGTCACTATTCCAAGAATACATATAACACATATTAATTCAATTATTGTAAATCCTCTACTATTATTAAACATAATTCCTCCAAAATTCCTACAAAACTTCCTTTTACTTTGTAATATTCTCCATAATTTTACAATATCCTGTATAAATAAAAAATAAATGTTAAAAAAAATTAAGCTAGTACATGAAAAATATAATAGGATAAACAATAAAAAAGAGCCTATTTTATTGGCCCTAAGATACTAAATATACAGTTATCCATCTAATATGTAAAACAATCACCCAAATCCTGAGTTTAGAACTTAGAGGCGAATAAAACGGTATAAACGTTAATATATAAACATTTATACCGCTTTATACTTGTCCTATTATTTAAGATTTACTGATAAATCAAGTTTTGTGCAAGCTCTGAACTTCGTTAATGTCATATTACTTTTTAGTGTAGATAATTTTAGTATCTCAGCTAAGACAAGATAAGATTGAGAAATTCGTGTAGGTGTGACAACAACTTTTGGAAACTTGCCTTGAACCAAGACTAGTGGTTCTCTTATCGCTTCCATAATTTCAGCCACTGACACCTGCCTACCTTGTTCACTTGATAAAAGGTATTGCATATATCGTAAAATACATAAACATAGAAAGCACATTGTAAAATGCCCTTTAATATGATTATCACTCCACACGAATACTGGACGAGCTCTTAGGTCTGTCTTTAATATACGAAAGCTTTCTTCTATTTTCCAAAGTCCCCGTATATTTTCATTACTTCTTCTGTACTTAACTCTAGGTTGTTTGTTATTATTGCATAATAACCATCATAGCGTGATGCTTCATTTATTTTATTTTCATCTAATTTCCGACCCTCTGTATCTAATTCCATTTCAAGATATTGATTACATCCTCTTCTTAG from Serpentinicella alkaliphila harbors:
- a CDS encoding type IV pilus modification PilV family protein, coding for MDSKGFTLISVIISLVIVSMLFTGSFQIFDASLKIMKNNNIQYEVARANQSVLEEFKAYVVAEINFEDFSLNPYSVDYISEIIIEPIEDESSLYMGLSSVRGFVGSMYMYRIFFINQILDNSFYYEELPITAEDLLINTNL
- the aroQ gene encoding type II 3-dehydroquinate dehydratase, encoding MEKYIVIHGPNLNLLGTREPEIYGNVTLDQINKMLYQEAKKFDIELEIYQSNFEGEIIDTIHKNRECAGIVINPAAYTHYSIAILDAIKGVTAPVVEVHLSNIHQREEFREKSVTAKGCIGQISGFGAFSYILGLKAIMNHTRNIQY
- a CDS encoding late competence development ComFB family protein; this encodes MPVKNHMEDVVNFLMPNIMKNFEGQLCQCERCIADIKALALNELEPRYFTSDTGQVFFKVKEMSIQFETDVTRAVLLAIDKVKNYPKHN
- a CDS encoding CD1247 N-terminal domain-containing protein, giving the protein MSHLHENVAYLRGLAEGLKLNENSKNAKLILNIIDTLEDFAEVIDEVLEEQRNLSEYIETIDEDLAEVEEDIYEDEDFEDDEDEEIDYLEIECPTCERTFYVDEDILYDDEDADKVICPNCEEVVDIDDLEIEYHEHEGCCCSHHFDDEDTCTVIEEDEE
- a CDS encoding PilW family protein, whose protein sequence is MKWIINRKGFTLIELIVSLTLGIVILTIVLNHFSFVYKNIYNKYDYIVHMRNTRFALNYIEKRLRDVDQSTIVYHSNLKAFEGYTSSGVSRWIDLSGYMRNSAFIYFNRPTRQLRVNMNSENNVLVPFVYDVAVREIGNNNVVEIEVYASEIDYSVKSRFHIGTINR
- a CDS encoding type II secretion system protein, yielding MFNNSRGFTIIELICVICILGIVTTLFVSINIKARDSFALKNTSYEIRNALQLAQQLSIDECQAYRFEIIGRDYIVKQDFLTGRVVLRKNLLDGINICPTSNQYVTFNRNGVTTYSSFTFKNKLGKGVRIETLIGTGRVQIINI
- the efp gene encoding elongation factor P is translated as MISAGDFRKGMTFVLNNEPYVVIDFQHVKPGKGAAFVRTKYKNLKTGSTREEAFNPNDKFPRAHIETKEMQYLYNDGDLYYFMDNETFEQFPLTFEEVEGAIKFLKENDSAVIKFYQGKAFQVDPPTFVELKIIETEPGIKGDTASNVTKSAKVETGAVVHVPLFVNEGDVIRIDTRTEEYMSRV
- a CDS encoding M24 family metallopeptidase, which translates into the protein MGLSRAKEVLVEMDLDAILISKPENRLYVSNFTGSTGNVLILKDKTYFLTDFRYIEQAQKQCIGIEIVEVTKDKTLEDFILSKKITKLGIEDMFVTYQQFTDLSSKLEGIQLIELGQAINKLRMIKTEEEIDSIRTAAAIADKGFEFILPLIKPGKTELELALELEFFMRKNGAAKNSFDFIVASGVRSSLPHGKASNKVIEEGDFITFDFGCIYNSYCSDMTRTVVIGKANDKQKEIYNIVLESQQTSLQSVKPGLMGKEVDKIARDIITNKGYGEYFGHNLGHGLGLEVHEMPTLGPLGDIVLEPGMIVTVEPGIYLPNFGGVRIEDLVVVTENGYEVLSKSTKELIELNI